One Lacunisphaera limnophila DNA window includes the following coding sequences:
- the dnaE gene encoding DNA polymerase III subunit alpha, translated as MASPDSNFVHLHVHSDYSLLDGACRIDRLMDRATTLGMKALALTDHGNLYGTIEFYNQAKAKGIKPLLGCELYLAAGSRLERTGRSDEGKSIYHLGLLARDLTGYQNLLKLVSDAHLKGFYYKPRTDLEKLAQHSKGLIGFTGCLASLVPQHLLNDNYEEARKACAHFVEIFGRENYFVEIQDHGIPEQLKVIPGLLKLAQEFNLKVVCSNDVHYVNSADAGPHDTLLCIQTGSKVADDNRMKFTGTQFYLKSREEMATVFKEVPESLTNTQLVAEMCDVAIPFPKGSERYPKYPLPPEVKTDRPGYLKDLCIAGLRTRYGVDYTKPENAKDKDQAKVLAERLDFELSIITKTGFIDYFLVVWDFIDWARKHGIPVGPGRGSGAGCLVAYLLGITNLDPLRFKLLFERFLNPERVSPPDFDIDFCMRRRGEVIDYVRQKYGNDCVANIITYGTLGAKMVMRDVSRVHDLPYVEADRLAKMIPDELNIELKTAIEKSAELRNEFEKNPVAKKIIDQALVLEGMVRNTGKHAAGIIITDRPLEEFVPLTLQEGDVTVQFDMNAVGKLGLLKMDFLGLKTLTVIADAVANVHRTADAKFDLEAVGFEDPKTYTLLNSGRTTGVFQLESGGMQALCRQIGLSSIDEIVALIALYRPGPMEWIPDYVRGKKEPSTVTYPHKLLEEVCRETYGVMVYQEQVMEAAKIIAGYTLGGADMLRRAMGKKDADAMAKERAKFVEGAAKVNKIDAKTANSIFDILNKFAGYGFNKSHSAAYAVLSYQTGYLKANYPVQFMAAMLTSELGNSEKVAHFIAECEAMGLKVLGPDVNESRADFTPVGDKIRFGLAGIKGVGEQAAQKIIEEREASGPFKDFADFTSRVDARALNKRVLEHLVKTGAFDFSGAARKPLFDSIDAAIAGAAAHARDKAAGQHSFLDAFAEPPPKKKAGANGTTVHTTSTADFTSAERLQFEKELLGFYVSGHPLNAYSGLAEALCTHTEETVLLEGDRVEFRLAGVMSGINKKLSKKDNRPWAFFNLASKKATIAVNMYADAYEAYGKLLAENAPVVILGTVMKGNDGARLNVKELYPLDAYLQNNIRKVTWLLQPTHADLPGFFRQLRETLNAASGDTKVELAFLFEHRVAPIAEVAGALKWRIAPDAFQRLRAHPAVSGLLAEARSPELKEVKRWGRKG; from the coding sequence TTGGCGTCGCCCGACTCAAATTTCGTCCATCTCCACGTCCACAGCGACTACTCCCTGCTGGACGGCGCCTGCCGGATCGACCGCCTCATGGACCGGGCCACCACCCTCGGCATGAAGGCCCTCGCCCTCACCGACCACGGCAATCTCTACGGCACGATCGAGTTCTACAACCAGGCCAAGGCCAAGGGCATCAAGCCCCTCCTCGGCTGCGAGCTCTACCTGGCCGCCGGCTCCCGCCTCGAGCGCACCGGCCGCTCCGACGAGGGCAAATCCATCTACCACCTCGGTCTGCTCGCCCGCGACCTCACCGGCTACCAGAACCTCCTCAAGCTCGTCTCCGACGCCCACCTCAAGGGCTTCTATTACAAGCCCCGCACCGACCTCGAGAAACTCGCCCAGCATTCGAAGGGCCTCATCGGCTTCACCGGCTGCCTCGCTTCGCTCGTCCCCCAACACCTGCTGAACGACAACTACGAGGAGGCCCGGAAGGCCTGCGCCCACTTCGTCGAGATCTTTGGCCGCGAGAACTACTTCGTCGAAATCCAGGACCACGGCATCCCCGAGCAACTCAAGGTCATCCCCGGCCTCCTCAAGCTCGCCCAGGAATTCAACCTGAAGGTCGTCTGCTCGAACGACGTCCACTACGTCAATTCCGCCGACGCCGGCCCGCACGACACTCTCCTCTGCATCCAGACGGGCTCGAAGGTCGCCGACGACAACCGGATGAAGTTCACCGGCACCCAGTTCTACCTCAAATCCCGCGAGGAGATGGCCACCGTCTTCAAGGAGGTGCCGGAGTCCCTCACCAACACCCAGCTCGTCGCCGAGATGTGCGACGTCGCCATCCCCTTCCCCAAGGGCTCCGAGCGCTACCCGAAATACCCGCTCCCCCCCGAGGTGAAGACCGACCGCCCCGGCTACCTCAAGGACCTCTGCATCGCCGGCCTCCGCACCCGCTACGGCGTCGACTACACGAAGCCGGAAAACGCCAAGGACAAGGATCAGGCCAAAGTCCTCGCCGAGCGCCTCGACTTCGAGCTCTCCATCATCACCAAGACCGGCTTCATCGACTACTTCCTTGTCGTCTGGGATTTCATCGACTGGGCGCGGAAGCACGGCATCCCTGTCGGCCCCGGCCGCGGCTCCGGCGCCGGCTGTCTCGTCGCCTACCTGCTCGGCATCACCAATCTCGACCCGCTGCGCTTCAAGCTCCTCTTCGAGCGCTTCCTGAATCCCGAGCGCGTCTCCCCGCCCGACTTCGACATCGACTTCTGCATGCGCCGCCGCGGCGAGGTCATCGACTACGTCCGCCAGAAATACGGCAACGACTGCGTCGCCAACATCATCACCTACGGCACCCTCGGCGCCAAGATGGTCATGCGCGACGTCTCCCGCGTCCACGACCTCCCCTACGTCGAGGCCGACCGCCTGGCCAAGATGATCCCCGACGAGCTCAACATCGAGCTCAAGACCGCCATCGAGAAATCTGCCGAGCTGCGCAACGAGTTCGAGAAAAACCCCGTCGCGAAGAAGATCATCGACCAGGCCCTCGTCCTCGAGGGCATGGTCCGCAACACCGGCAAGCACGCCGCCGGCATCATCATCACCGACCGGCCGCTCGAGGAATTCGTCCCCCTCACCCTGCAGGAAGGCGACGTCACCGTGCAGTTCGACATGAACGCCGTTGGCAAGCTCGGCCTGCTGAAGATGGACTTCCTCGGCCTCAAGACGCTCACCGTCATCGCCGACGCCGTCGCCAACGTCCACCGCACCGCCGACGCGAAGTTCGACCTCGAGGCCGTCGGCTTCGAGGACCCGAAGACCTACACCCTCCTCAACTCCGGCCGCACCACCGGCGTGTTCCAGCTGGAATCCGGCGGCATGCAGGCCCTGTGCCGCCAGATCGGCCTCTCCTCCATCGACGAGATCGTCGCCCTCATCGCCCTCTACCGCCCGGGTCCCATGGAGTGGATCCCCGACTACGTCCGCGGCAAGAAGGAGCCCAGCACTGTCACCTACCCGCACAAGCTCCTCGAGGAGGTCTGCCGCGAGACCTACGGCGTCATGGTCTACCAGGAGCAGGTCATGGAAGCGGCCAAGATCATCGCCGGCTACACCCTCGGCGGTGCCGACATGCTCCGCCGCGCCATGGGCAAGAAGGACGCCGATGCCATGGCCAAGGAGCGCGCCAAGTTCGTCGAGGGCGCCGCGAAGGTGAACAAGATCGACGCCAAGACGGCCAACTCGATCTTCGACATCCTCAACAAGTTTGCCGGCTACGGCTTCAACAAGTCCCACTCCGCCGCCTACGCGGTGCTCAGCTACCAGACCGGCTACCTCAAGGCCAACTACCCGGTCCAGTTCATGGCCGCCATGCTCACCTCTGAGCTCGGCAATTCCGAGAAGGTCGCCCACTTCATCGCCGAGTGCGAGGCCATGGGCCTCAAGGTCCTCGGCCCCGACGTGAACGAATCGCGCGCGGATTTCACCCCCGTCGGCGACAAGATCCGCTTCGGCCTCGCCGGCATCAAGGGCGTCGGTGAACAGGCCGCCCAGAAAATCATCGAGGAACGCGAGGCCAGCGGCCCGTTCAAGGACTTCGCCGACTTCACCTCCCGCGTCGACGCCCGCGCCCTCAACAAGCGCGTGCTTGAGCACCTCGTGAAAACCGGCGCCTTCGATTTCAGCGGCGCCGCCCGCAAGCCCCTCTTCGACAGCATCGACGCCGCCATCGCCGGCGCCGCCGCCCACGCCCGCGACAAGGCCGCCGGCCAGCACAGCTTCCTCGACGCGTTCGCCGAGCCCCCGCCGAAGAAGAAGGCCGGCGCCAACGGCACCACCGTCCACACCACGTCCACCGCCGACTTCACCTCCGCCGAGCGCCTCCAGTTCGAGAAGGAGCTCCTCGGCTTCTACGTCTCCGGCCACCCGCTCAACGCCTACAGCGGCCTCGCCGAGGCCCTCTGCACCCACACCGAGGAGACCGTCCTGCTCGAGGGCGACCGCGTCGAGTTCCGCCTCGCCGGGGTCATGAGCGGTATCAACAAGAAGCTCTCGAAAAAGGACAACCGCCCCTGGGCCTTCTTCAACCTCGCCAGCAAGAAGGCCACCATCGCGGTGAACATGTACGCCGACGCCTACGAGGCCTACGGCAAGCTCCTCGCCGAGAACGCCCCCGTCGTCATCCTCGGCACGGTGATGAAGGGCAACGACGGCGCCCGCCTCAACGTGAAGGAGCTCTACCCGCTCGACGCCTACCTGCAGAACAACATCCGCAAGGTCACCTGGCTCCTCCAGCCCACCCACGCCGACCTGCCCGGTTTCTTCCGGCAGCTGCGCGAGACCCTCAACGCCGCCAGCGGCGACACCAAGGTCGAGCTCGCCTTCCTCTTCGAGCATCGCGTCGCCCCCATCGCCGAGGTCGCCGGCGCCCTCAAGTGGCGCATCGCCCCCGATGCCTTCCAGCGCCTCCGCGCCCATCCCGCCGTGTCCGGCCTCCTCGCCGAGGCCCGCTCCCCCGAGCTCAAGGAAGTGAAACGCTGGGGGCGGAAAGGCTAA